The DNA region ACCAGCGGCGACGGCACGCTGCGCGTCATCCGGTTCCTGGAGCCAATGCGGTGTTCGATCCTGTCGGGCTTCCGCAAGGTACGACCATTCGGCCTTGCAGGCGGCGCGCCGGGCGAGGCGGGCCGCAACGCCATCCTGCGCTGCAACGGCACCATCGAGGAGCTGCCAGGGGCCGCGAGCGCCGCGCTCCAAGCGGGCGATGCAATTCTCATTGCAACACCCACCGGCGGCGGTGTCGGCATAGCCTGACACAGGCGGCCTGGATCACGCGTCAGCATTTTGTTTAGCAAGCGCGGAGATCAGGCTGAATAAATCGCATCCGGGGACGTTAGCTTGATGAGCGCTTCATGCGGGAAGCGCGCCGCGGATGTCATGTCATGGGCAAGATCATCAAGCTGCAGCCGCGCGACCCCTTTACCTCGGGGCACGGCAAACCCGATGAGCGGGCATCGGATGCTGACTCGATCGAACAGGCCACGCAGCGCCTCATCGAAACGGTCGCGCAATTGATCCAGACGCTGGAAACCAGCCACCGGCGCATACGCGTCCTGATCGACTCGATCCCGGACCCCGAGGCGTCCGCGCGCCTCGCCAGGGATCATGCGATGCTGTCGGCCGCGCTTCGGGACGCGAAAGAAAAGGCGATTTCCATCGGTCTCGCCGAGACTGACGACGAGAAGTCCTGAGCTTCAAGCCGCGCAGGCGGCGACGCGTATCGATTTCCGCGTTCGAGCGTCCTATGTTCCCCCTGACGCAGGCAGTGGGGCGCAACCACCATGCGAGCGCTAATCTCGGCCATAGCTTTGCTCGGCCTCTCGGTGTCCGCGCTGTCGTCCGAGTTCGTCGATGCGCGACGCCAGATGGTCGAGGAAATCAAGACCATGGCGGCGACGGTGGCGCGCGAGACCGGCGTCGCGCAGTTCAGCCCGGAGGTGCTCGCGGCCATGGAGACCGTGCCGCGTCACGCATTCGTGCCCGCCGATCAGCGCGACGCTGCCTATAGAAACCGCCCTCTCCCTGTCGGCCATGGGCAGACGATCTCACAGCCCTTCATCGTCGCCATGATGACCGAGCTTCTGCGCGTCAGGCCGTCGGATAGGATTCTAGAGGTCGGCACCGGCTCGGGGTACCAGGCCGCGGTTCTCGCCAAGCTCGCACGTGACGTCTATTCGATCGAGATCGTTCGCGCGCTCGGCGAGACGGCCGCCGCGGCGTTGAAACGCGAAGGCTTCGACAACGTGACGACGAAGATCGGAGACGGCTATCAGGGGTGGCCGGAGTACGCGCCGTTCGATGGCATCATGGTGACCGCGGCCCCGGACCACATCCCACCTGAGCTGATCGACCAGCTGAAGCCCGGCGGGCGCCTCGTGATCCCGGTCGGTGATCTCGTGCAGGACTTGATGGTCGTCGAGAAGAAGCGGGACGGCACCACGACGAGCACGGCTGTCGTGCCCGTGCGCTTCGTGCCGTTGACACGCGAGAAGTAGTACCCGCAGGGCTCCTCGCATTTATGGCGCAGGCGTCGCGCGTTTGGCGGTCACCCCCACGACCCACATATAGATCGGCTTGCCGTCGACCAACTCGCTGCGCACCGGCTCCCAGTCGCCCATGCTCCAGCCGTACGAAAGGATGCGCGTGCCGGGCTTGAGCGCCTGCAGCCGCGGCTTGAGTTTCAGGTTGACCGAGCCGAGCAGGAACATCGTGATCACGGTCGCCTCGCCGAGATCGGTCTCGAACAGGTCTTGCTCGCGAAACGTCACTTTGTTGGTGAGGCGTTCCTGTTTGGCATTTTCGTTGGCCTGCTGCACACGCGCCGCATCGAGGTCGACGCCAAGGGCGCGGGCACCGTAGAGCTTGGCGGCCGTGATCGGAATGCGTCCATCGCCGGATCCGAGGTCGATCAGGATGTCATCAC from Hyphomicrobium sp. CS1GBMeth3 includes:
- a CDS encoding protein-L-isoaspartate(D-aspartate) O-methyltransferase; translation: MRALISAIALLGLSVSALSSEFVDARRQMVEEIKTMAATVARETGVAQFSPEVLAAMETVPRHAFVPADQRDAAYRNRPLPVGHGQTISQPFIVAMMTELLRVRPSDRILEVGTGSGYQAAVLAKLARDVYSIEIVRALGETAAAALKREGFDNVTTKIGDGYQGWPEYAPFDGIMVTAAPDHIPPELIDQLKPGGRLVIPVGDLVQDLMVVEKKRDGTTTSTAVVPVRFVPLTREK
- a CDS encoding class I SAM-dependent methyltransferase, which codes for MRISAPASQGTRGWIPFAALVLACLTTTARAQDLDVPYFPTPQPAVEKMLEMAGLTGDDILIDLGSGDGRIPITAAKLYGARALGVDLDAARVQQANENAKQERLTNKVTFREQDLFETDLGEATVITMFLLGSVNLKLKPRLQALKPGTRILSYGWSMGDWEPVRSELVDGKPIYMWVVGVTAKRATPAP